Genomic window (Cryptosporangium minutisporangium):
GACGACGGCCTTGTCCTCGTTGGTGAACGGCGAGACGAGGCCGGGAACCGCCCCCATCTCCATCGTCATCTCCTTGCCGTACCGGCCCGCGTACTCGGGCTCGGCCGCGCCGCGGCCGGCGGGGAGCTCGCGGAACGACGACTCGCCGCCGAACTGGCGACCGCCGCGGGGCGGCGGCACCGATCCGGAGACCGGGATCCCGGAGACCACCGGCTGCGGGCCGGTCGACTCGGGCTCCGGGTAGCGTCCGCCGGTGCGGTACTCGCCGGAGGTCTGGTACTGGTCGGAACCCGGGTACTGGCCGCCTCGGTACTGGCCGGCGAACTCGCGGGCGGGCACGTCACCGTAGGACGGGCCCTCCTGGTACGGCGTCGGCTCGGGGTAACCACCGCGCGGCCGCCCACCGCCGTACGGAGCGCCGGAGTACGGCTGCCCCTCCGGGTAGGACGGGCCCTCCCGGTACGGCGCTCCCTCGGCGTACGAGGGGCCTTCCCGGTACCCACCCGCAGAGCCGTACGGCGGCACCTCCGCGTACGCGGTCTGGTCGAGGTACGGCGCCTGCTCCGGGTACTGCGTCGGGGCTTCCTGGTACCGCCCGGCACCCGGGCGGTCCGCGTAGGCCACCTGCTCGGCGTAGGGCGCGCCCTCGCCGTAGGACGGCTGGTCGACGTAGGGCGGCGCGTTGTCGTACCGCTCGTTACCGCGGTACCCGGCGCCACCGCCGTAGGACGGCTCCTCCCGGTAGCGGTCGCCGTACGGCGCCTGCTCCGGGTAGGGCGCGCTGTCGCGGTAGCGGTCGTCGCGGTAGGGCTCGGGCTGCTCGTTCCAGCCACCGCCGCTGACCGGGGCACCCCGGTACTCCGCGGGCTCGCGCATCGGGGCCGGCTGGTGGATCGTCGCGGCCTCACGCATCGGCTCGCGGGCCGGCCCACCACGGTCGTACCCGGCCGCGAAGCCGGGCTCCGCACCGCGGTAGCCACCA
Coding sequences:
- a CDS encoding DivIVA domain-containing protein, translating into MAQGDRFRRKALKRGYKVDEVDEFLDRAEATLARRPIGEPLTAADIRDVVFRTRFGGYDEWQVDLHLDRLEKELDELASGLPPRGSNGFRALEAGPSAYQDREEVPAYGAAGAAALPPEPATYGGGGGFRNEPSGAYGRPGFRDEPAGVYGQSPYRDEPDDRAGFRDEPGVYGGGGYREEPSYGGGYRGAEPGFAAGYDRGGPAREPMREAATIHQPAPMREPAEYRGAPVSGGGWNEQPEPYRDDRYRDSAPYPEQAPYGDRYREEPSYGGGAGYRGNERYDNAPPYVDQPSYGEGAPYAEQVAYADRPGAGRYQEAPTQYPEQAPYLDQTAYAEVPPYGSAGGYREGPSYAEGAPYREGPSYPEGQPYSGAPYGGGRPRGGYPEPTPYQEGPSYGDVPAREFAGQYRGGQYPGSDQYQTSGEYRTGGRYPEPESTGPQPVVSGIPVSGSVPPPRGGRQFGGESSFRELPAGRGAAEPEYAGRYGKEMTMEMGAVPGLVSPFTNEDKAVVAELRSSFRPRRFGSGYDPGQVERLFDAIQAMMEGRSGGQVSDSDLMPGQFGLVQGGYFEDDVDEALRQVRGLYSRRVG